One window from the genome of Echinicola vietnamensis DSM 17526 encodes:
- a CDS encoding type 1 glutamine amidotransferase domain-containing protein translates to MKDLKNRKVAILSTDGFEESELTSPKNALEESGATVHVISLEEGRIRGWKDGNWSLDIGVDHTLDAVYEDDYDALVLPGGVINPDKLRRSEKAVAFVRSFFRNHKPVAAICHGPQILIDADVVGGRKLTSFHSIKKDLENAGAKWFDEEVVVDQGLVTSRSPNDLPAFNRKLVEEVYEGRHANQTL, encoded by the coding sequence ATGAAAGATTTAAAAAACAGAAAAGTAGCCATACTTTCCACCGATGGCTTTGAAGAGTCAGAACTTACCAGTCCAAAAAACGCGTTGGAAGAAAGCGGCGCAACCGTACATGTCATTTCCTTGGAAGAAGGAAGAATCAGGGGCTGGAAAGACGGAAACTGGAGTTTGGACATTGGAGTAGACCATACATTGGATGCTGTCTATGAAGATGATTATGATGCCTTGGTTTTACCAGGCGGTGTAATCAATCCTGACAAACTCCGTCGCAGCGAGAAGGCAGTTGCTTTCGTGAGATCCTTTTTCAGGAACCATAAACCTGTTGCTGCCATTTGTCACGGCCCTCAAATCCTGATCGATGCCGATGTGGTAGGTGGAAGGAAATTGACATCCTTTCATTCCATCAAAAAAGATTTGGAAAATGCCGGTGCCAAATGGTTCGACGAAGAAGTGGTTGTAGATCAGGGACTGGTAACTTCCAGAAGTCCTAATGATTTGCCTGCTTTTAACCGTAAACTAGTGGAAGAAGTTTATGAAGGCAGGCATGCCAACCAGACCTTATAA
- a CDS encoding ammonium transporter, whose translation MKKKWKVAFGTIIAASIAGLFWQVEAPAAGSFGTEDQLVFSDIAWLLTASCLVLLMTPGLSLFYGGMVGKKNLISTMLQSFISLGVVTMVWTVVGFSLAFGDPIGITIDGQLYGLIGNPFQYMFFDQVNKLPHISIASSIPFILFALFQMKFAVITPAIITGSFAERVRFIGYVFFIGIFCVLVYAPLCHMVWHPDGLIGAYFGVLDFAGGTVVHISAGLASLAGALFIGKRRNQHHAPSNITYIMLGTGMLWFGWFGFNAGSSLAANGTAALAFATTTISSATAMMTWVFFDRMQGRKITAMGACIGAVVGLVVITPAAGFITVPESMFFGFIGAIISNLALSAKFLKQMDDTLDVFACHGVGGIVGMILTAIFANPEGSSLLHGGWAIFGSHMVVLVGVSVFSFVVSYAIFFVLNKFVTLRVRDEYEEVGLDISQHGESA comes from the coding sequence ATGAAGAAAAAGTGGAAAGTTGCCTTCGGGACAATTATCGCAGCTTCAATAGCTGGTTTATTTTGGCAGGTAGAAGCTCCTGCAGCTGGTAGTTTTGGTACTGAAGACCAGTTGGTTTTTTCGGACATCGCTTGGCTATTGACTGCCTCTTGCTTGGTGCTATTGATGACGCCTGGCCTCTCGCTATTTTATGGAGGAATGGTCGGAAAAAAGAACCTCATTTCTACGATGCTCCAAAGTTTTATTTCCCTCGGCGTCGTGACCATGGTCTGGACAGTTGTGGGCTTTAGTTTGGCTTTTGGAGACCCTATAGGCATCACCATCGACGGGCAGCTCTATGGATTGATCGGCAATCCTTTTCAGTACATGTTCTTTGATCAGGTAAATAAACTTCCCCATATAAGCATTGCCAGCAGTATTCCATTCATTTTATTTGCGCTATTCCAAATGAAATTTGCTGTCATTACCCCGGCAATCATTACGGGTTCCTTTGCCGAGCGCGTACGATTTATTGGGTACGTGTTTTTCATCGGTATCTTTTGCGTACTTGTCTATGCTCCCCTCTGTCACATGGTATGGCACCCTGATGGCCTGATTGGCGCGTATTTTGGTGTGCTGGATTTCGCAGGCGGTACCGTGGTGCACATCAGTGCAGGCTTAGCTTCTCTGGCAGGCGCTCTTTTTATTGGTAAACGTCGAAACCAGCACCATGCTCCATCTAATATCACCTATATCATGCTGGGAACAGGCATGCTGTGGTTTGGCTGGTTCGGTTTTAACGCCGGTTCCTCACTCGCTGCCAACGGAACAGCCGCTTTGGCCTTTGCAACGACCACGATCAGTTCTGCCACCGCTATGATGACTTGGGTGTTTTTCGACAGGATGCAAGGACGCAAGATTACGGCCATGGGAGCCTGCATCGGGGCGGTAGTAGGCTTAGTGGTCATTACGCCAGCTGCAGGATTCATCACCGTTCCAGAAAGCATGTTTTTCGGGTTTATAGGAGCCATCATCTCTAACTTGGCCTTGTCTGCCAAATTCTTAAAACAAATGGACGACACGTTGGACGTTTTTGCCTGCCACGGAGTCGGTGGAATTGTCGGAATGATTTTGACCGCTATTTTTGCTAATCCTGAAGGATCCAGCTTGCTACACGGCGGATGGGCCATCTTCGGTTCTCATATGGTCGTATTGGTAGGTGTATCGGTCTTTTCATTTGTGGTTTCGTATGCGATATTTTTCGTGCTGAACAAATTTGTGACCTTAAGGGTACGGGATGAATACGAAGAAGTCGGACTGGATATCTCCCAGCACGGAGAGTCCGCATAA
- the hxlA gene encoding 3-hexulose-6-phosphate synthase has protein sequence MTKLQVAIDLLKTADAIALATKVAPYIDIIELGTPLIKSEGLSVITAMKEAFPDKKVFADFKTADAGALEAEMAFQAGADYITILGATGDATISGAVEAAKKYNRAVVVDTIGVKDRVKRAQEVIKLGVEFVELHAGLDEQADPGYSIQVLIDEASRAGVPVSIAGGVNLKSIEAVKKSGATVAVAGAAIYGAEDPAAAAKALKEALLAD, from the coding sequence ATGACCAAATTACAAGTCGCCATTGATCTATTGAAAACAGCGGATGCCATTGCCTTGGCCACCAAGGTTGCTCCCTATATTGACATTATCGAGTTGGGAACTCCGCTGATCAAAAGTGAGGGATTAAGTGTCATTACCGCCATGAAAGAGGCTTTCCCGGACAAAAAGGTCTTTGCTGATTTCAAAACAGCCGATGCCGGTGCACTGGAAGCAGAAATGGCCTTTCAAGCCGGAGCAGACTACATCACCATTTTGGGTGCCACAGGAGATGCCACTATCTCTGGGGCAGTCGAAGCTGCTAAAAAATACAACCGAGCTGTTGTCGTGGATACGATCGGAGTAAAAGATCGTGTAAAAAGAGCCCAAGAGGTAATTAAACTGGGGGTTGAATTCGTGGAGCTTCATGCCGGTTTGGACGAACAGGCAGATCCGGGATACTCCATCCAAGTGCTCATCGACGAAGCATCACGGGCAGGGGTACCGGTTTCTATTGCCGGAGGAGTAAATCTGAAAAGCATCGAAGCCGTTAAAAAATCGGGGGCTACAGTGGCCGTAGCCGGCGCAGCCATCTATGGTGCTGAGGACCCTGCAGCAGCAGCCAAAGCTCTTAAAGAAGCCCTATTGGCCGATTAA
- the hxlB gene encoding 6-phospho-3-hexuloisomerase: protein MWNESEMTTENSTISNAITRILSEHEQLFSRIQLENLDDVVQSLHDANRIFLIGAGRTGFMIKAAAMRLMHLGYTVYVVGETNTPAISNGDLLLAASGSGTTGSIVKAAETARKSGAAVISFSTNQDAPLAQLAQHSVIIPAAGKQEFHTSISAQYAGSLFEQSFLILFDGLVHFLWKKSKTSPEELWTRHANME from the coding sequence ATGTGGAACGAATCAGAAATGACAACAGAAAACAGCACCATTTCAAATGCCATCACCAGGATATTGAGCGAGCATGAACAGCTCTTCAGCCGTATCCAGTTGGAAAACCTCGACGATGTAGTGCAGTCTTTACACGATGCCAACCGTATTTTCCTCATTGGCGCTGGGCGGACTGGCTTTATGATCAAAGCCGCTGCCATGCGGTTGATGCATTTGGGCTATACGGTTTATGTGGTCGGGGAAACCAACACACCAGCCATAAGTAATGGGGATCTTTTGCTGGCCGCTTCTGGATCAGGCACTACTGGATCGATCGTTAAAGCTGCAGAAACGGCCCGTAAAAGCGGTGCTGCGGTCATCAGTTTCAGCACCAATCAGGATGCTCCCTTAGCCCAGCTTGCTCAACACAGCGTCATTATTCCCGCAGCCGGAAAGCAAGAATTCCATACCTCCATCTCTGCCCAATACGCCGGGAGCCTCTTTGAACAATCCTTTCTCATCCTGTTTGATGGCCTGGTTCATTTCCTTTGGAAAAAGAGTAAAACCAGCCCTGAAGAGCTGTGGACAAGACATGCTAACATGGAATAG
- a CDS encoding helix-turn-helix domain-containing protein, translating to MLSNKVLYIRNLDNCPPAYLEDPERREFFEIVWLENENALHEPQHNFQTLRGDWIYLIPPYRVHQLNKAGKKGWLISFKRELLEGDLKEFLLDVFRMFNIQGEFSCLQVSEESSKGLNTVFGLLKEEYQQSTLNIIMIKALLKVFLLQLIQLKEQHFTLQDINEKRVYEFMLLLEMNYLEERSADFYADKLGISAKRLNQILKEKLQKTGVQLIHDRVVLEAKRQIIHSENTIKEIAFALGFKDRSYFSRFFKQHAGQTPQEFQASVTAHVQNYDNTLIN from the coding sequence ATGCTAAGCAATAAAGTCCTCTATATTCGAAATTTGGATAATTGTCCACCGGCTTATTTGGAGGATCCGGAGAGGAGGGAGTTTTTTGAAATCGTATGGTTGGAAAATGAAAATGCCTTGCATGAACCCCAGCATAACTTTCAGACGTTGCGAGGAGATTGGATTTACCTCATCCCACCATACAGGGTACATCAGCTGAACAAAGCCGGAAAAAAAGGTTGGTTGATCTCTTTTAAGCGGGAACTGCTGGAAGGGGACCTCAAGGAGTTTCTTTTGGACGTCTTCCGGATGTTTAATATTCAAGGAGAATTCTCATGCCTGCAAGTGAGTGAAGAAAGCTCTAAAGGGCTGAATACGGTCTTTGGGCTGCTCAAAGAAGAATACCAACAGTCCACGTTAAACATCATCATGATCAAAGCCTTGCTGAAAGTCTTTTTGCTGCAGTTGATACAGTTAAAAGAGCAGCATTTTACGTTACAGGATATTAATGAGAAACGGGTCTATGAATTTATGCTGCTCTTGGAAATGAATTATCTGGAGGAGCGATCGGCTGATTTCTATGCCGATAAACTGGGCATCAGTGCCAAGCGGCTCAACCAGATTTTGAAGGAAAAGCTGCAAAAAACTGGCGTGCAGCTCATTCATGACCGGGTGGTGCTGGAGGCCAAAAGGCAAATTATCCACAGTGAAAACACCATCAAGGAAATAGCCTTTGCGCTTGGATTTAAGGACCGCTCATACTTTAGCCGTTTTTTTAAACAACATGCCGGCCAGACCCCACAAGAATTCCAAGCCAGTGTTACCGCACATGTCCAGAATTATGACAATACCTTAATCAATTGA
- a CDS encoding TlpA family protein disulfide reductase, protein MKTLFLKAFMSFLLLCFVSLTFCKAFQDLKSSQEISLESSTPSVKAPIINGDTARLEGYIKGYDSSLEFTTGIIYVEDVMEHASFPVVVKVFPDGRFEGKWPLLFPSYTSMKMGNHWIPIYMEPGKTLTMILDKEDFEEGAKRRDSQYQFKHTQFKGPLAQVNSQLQGYKFEQFNYNRLEDQVKSYTPVEFKERQMTLHQKQMERAKAYIDGNDIDPKAASIINNEILTKNAIVLFDFEARRRYLAERDTSASLQNNEVLSKPVSENYYDFLQEMPLDDKALMVSDEFSTFVNRFEFSQPFTSNNPTFHIPLRQPDKDLLLDFLDQKGIELSEMDRKLITISLEDEKTKEDSLFLQAHEDSLQLFAQKHGPILKEFFKRSMKDQQPSKLAYYKAYWSNRDSVLVHQLGLKDSWTYEVTKIRNLEFALDFIGPEEAGEYWESLKAGLNYEELQRKGQEIYDKVVLERESQPYAIEGEGAEIFKEIIAPFKGKVLFVDFWATTCGPCVYTIKKMKGTREQYKNKGDIAFIFITDIKGSPEKKYQVFIDDQELEHSYKLSVDEHNMLRQLFKFNGIPRYVVIDREGKVYDDDFAMHNFNAELPRILAANPSEEGVKTGD, encoded by the coding sequence ATGAAAACACTGTTTTTAAAGGCCTTTATGTCCTTTTTGCTTTTATGCTTCGTTTCACTAACCTTTTGTAAAGCTTTTCAAGATCTCAAATCCAGTCAAGAGATTTCCCTGGAATCCAGTACCCCATCCGTCAAAGCGCCGATTATTAACGGAGATACGGCTCGATTAGAAGGATATATAAAAGGCTATGACAGTTCGCTGGAATTTACCACCGGAATCATTTATGTAGAGGATGTTATGGAACATGCATCTTTTCCCGTGGTGGTAAAGGTTTTTCCGGATGGAAGGTTCGAAGGGAAATGGCCCTTGCTTTTTCCCAGCTATACATCCATGAAAATGGGAAACCATTGGATTCCAATTTATATGGAGCCTGGAAAAACTTTGACGATGATACTGGACAAAGAGGATTTTGAGGAGGGAGCCAAACGACGGGATAGCCAATACCAATTTAAACATACACAATTCAAAGGACCACTGGCTCAGGTAAACAGCCAGCTACAAGGATATAAATTTGAGCAGTTTAATTATAACAGGCTGGAGGATCAAGTTAAGTCCTATACACCAGTGGAATTTAAGGAGCGCCAAATGACACTTCACCAGAAGCAAATGGAAAGGGCAAAAGCGTATATTGATGGTAATGATATAGATCCCAAAGCAGCCTCAATCATCAATAACGAAATCTTAACTAAAAATGCTATCGTCCTATTTGATTTTGAAGCTAGGCGTCGGTATCTGGCCGAACGCGACACCTCCGCATCCCTTCAAAATAATGAAGTGCTAAGTAAGCCCGTTTCCGAAAATTATTATGACTTTCTTCAAGAAATGCCCTTGGACGATAAAGCCCTGATGGTTTCTGATGAATTTAGTACGTTTGTTAATCGATTCGAGTTCAGCCAGCCATTTACTAGTAATAATCCTACGTTCCATATCCCCTTGAGACAACCTGATAAGGATTTGTTATTGGACTTTTTAGATCAAAAGGGAATAGAGCTCTCCGAGATGGACAGAAAATTAATCACTATAAGTTTGGAGGATGAGAAAACCAAGGAGGATTCCTTGTTTCTACAGGCACACGAGGACAGCCTCCAGCTTTTTGCTCAAAAACACGGTCCCATATTAAAAGAATTTTTCAAGCGATCCATGAAAGATCAACAACCGTCTAAATTGGCCTACTATAAAGCATATTGGAGCAATAGGGACAGTGTGCTAGTTCATCAGTTGGGCCTAAAGGACAGCTGGACCTATGAAGTGACCAAAATTCGGAACTTGGAATTTGCTCTTGATTTTATCGGACCAGAGGAGGCAGGAGAATACTGGGAAAGCTTGAAAGCCGGTCTGAACTATGAGGAGCTTCAACGTAAAGGACAGGAAATTTATGATAAAGTAGTCCTGGAACGGGAATCCCAACCCTATGCGATTGAAGGGGAAGGTGCCGAAATTTTCAAGGAAATTATAGCTCCTTTTAAAGGCAAGGTACTTTTTGTGGATTTTTGGGCAACCACATGTGGCCCATGTGTCTATACCATCAAAAAAATGAAAGGTACCCGTGAACAATATAAAAACAAGGGAGATATAGCGTTTATCTTCATTACCGACATAAAAGGCTCTCCTGAAAAGAAATACCAAGTCTTCATCGATGATCAAGAATTAGAGCATTCATATAAGCTATCTGTAGATGAACACAACATGTTGCGGCAACTATTTAAATTCAATGGTATTCCACGCTATGTGGTGATTGATCGGGAGGGCAAAGTATATGATGATGATTTTGCGATGCACAACTTTAACGCCGAACTCCCACGCATACTCGCAGCCAATCCTTCTGAAGAAGGAGTAAAAACAGGTGATTAA
- a CDS encoding PH domain-containing protein, with the protein MGLFSSLLGNAGVVEPEKLQADFGQLLIDGEDLEIGFKLIRDTFIFTSKRLILVDKQGLTGKKVEYKSITYKSITRFSIETAGTFDLDAELKIWISGEQHPSLVKKFNKSVNVYDVQKVLARHVLG; encoded by the coding sequence ATGGGATTATTTTCATCATTGCTGGGCAATGCCGGAGTCGTAGAACCGGAAAAGCTACAGGCCGATTTTGGCCAACTACTGATAGATGGCGAGGACCTTGAGATTGGTTTTAAGCTCATCCGTGATACTTTCATTTTTACTAGTAAACGGCTGATCCTTGTGGACAAGCAAGGCTTAACTGGAAAAAAAGTGGAATACAAATCCATTACCTATAAAAGTATCACCAGGTTTAGCATTGAGACTGCTGGGACATTTGACTTGGATGCCGAATTGAAAATATGGATATCCGGTGAACAACACCCTTCATTGGTCAAAAAATTCAACAAATCTGTTAATGTCTATGATGTGCAGAAAGTACTGGCCCGACATGTCTTAGGCTAA
- a CDS encoding AI-2E family transporter — protein MQKIHIPTFVRVLFVLLLIITIVFILILGKKLLVPLMLAGLLSMLLTPLCKKLEKWKIPETLSAFLALLSGIIIVGAIILLVVIQIKGVSQDLGDVGQRVDEFFANIDRFFTAHLGMHLGLENGIDKEQIVNALQSGNQSTAQFLLNTIGSLTGLVLTPVFIFFMLIYRRHLTNFLVQLFASRNQREVKREVLHIRKMVQGYIIGLLKVMAILAVLNTGALYILGIKHALFFGLFAAILNIIPYLGPFLGAILPFSYAMLTSESSFSPFIIIILFTIIQLVESNFLTPKIVGSNVNLNAFITLLGLLLGGAIWGIAGMILIIPSLAVLRRIFELNDSTRPFAFLLAEEKNNIFTKKEPK, from the coding sequence ATGCAGAAAATACATATCCCTACATTTGTCCGCGTACTTTTCGTATTGCTTCTGATCATAACCATCGTTTTTATCTTAATTTTAGGGAAAAAACTGCTGGTTCCGTTGATGTTGGCGGGCTTGCTTTCCATGCTATTGACCCCATTATGCAAGAAGCTGGAGAAATGGAAAATTCCGGAAACGCTGAGTGCTTTTCTCGCGCTTTTGAGTGGGATTATCATCGTAGGAGCCATTATTTTATTGGTGGTGATACAGATCAAGGGAGTTAGCCAAGACTTGGGGGATGTCGGCCAACGGGTAGATGAGTTTTTTGCCAATATCGACCGGTTTTTTACGGCTCATTTGGGGATGCACCTGGGACTGGAGAATGGCATCGATAAGGAACAAATAGTCAATGCGCTTCAGTCTGGAAATCAATCTACAGCACAGTTCCTGCTGAACACTATTGGTTCACTTACCGGGCTGGTGCTGACGCCGGTTTTTATATTTTTCATGTTAATTTACCGTCGTCACCTAACGAATTTTTTGGTTCAACTGTTTGCGAGCAGAAATCAACGGGAGGTGAAGCGTGAAGTGCTCCATATCCGGAAGATGGTACAAGGCTATATCATCGGCTTGCTTAAGGTCATGGCCATATTGGCGGTTTTAAACACAGGTGCCCTGTACATTTTGGGTATTAAACATGCTTTGTTTTTCGGCTTATTTGCAGCCATTTTAAATATCATCCCTTATTTGGGCCCTTTTCTAGGGGCGATATTGCCTTTTTCTTATGCTATGCTTACGTCAGAGTCGTCCTTTTCACCGTTCATTATCATTATCCTTTTCACCATTATTCAATTGGTCGAAAGTAATTTCCTCACCCCTAAAATTGTAGGATCCAACGTTAACCTTAACGCTTTCATTACCTTATTGGGATTGCTACTGGGGGGAGCCATTTGGGGGATTGCAGGCATGATTTTGATTATCCCTAGTTTGGCTGTTCTTAGGAGGATTTTTGAATTGAATGACAGTACCAGGCCGTTTGCGTTTCTTTTAGCAGAAGAAAAAAATAACATCTTCACTAAAAAAGAGCCTAAGTAA